In one window of Rhodopseudomonas palustris HaA2 DNA:
- the bchO gene encoding alpha/beta fold hydrolase BchO, translating to MSELVWSRDGADWPHRDASRFVEAGGFRWHVQQMGPADAPALLLIHGTGAASHSWRGLAPLLAAHFRVVVPDLPGHGFTQSPRAHRLSLPGMAGDLAALLRVLGVSPQIVVGHSAGAAIAARMCLDGSIAPRLLISLNGAFLPYGGPAANIFSPLAKMLVLNPFVPSFFAWQAGSRAAVERLIGNTGSTLDPVGIRLYGKLVGNSAHVAAALRMMANWDLEPLLRALPGLKPQLVLVAADGDRAIPPSVARKVQEIQPKAVIERIPGLGHLAHEERPDLIAALIERYSRPAGQNVE from the coding sequence ATGAGCGAACTCGTCTGGAGCAGGGACGGCGCCGACTGGCCGCACCGGGACGCCAGCCGGTTCGTCGAGGCCGGCGGCTTTCGCTGGCACGTCCAGCAGATGGGGCCGGCGGATGCGCCGGCGCTGCTGCTGATCCACGGCACCGGCGCGGCCTCGCATTCCTGGCGCGGCCTGGCGCCGCTGCTGGCCGCGCATTTTCGCGTCGTCGTGCCGGATCTGCCGGGGCACGGCTTCACCCAGTCGCCGCGCGCGCATCGGCTGTCGCTGCCGGGCATGGCCGGCGACCTCGCCGCGCTGCTGCGGGTGCTCGGCGTGTCGCCGCAGATCGTGGTCGGGCACTCCGCAGGCGCCGCGATCGCCGCGCGGATGTGCCTCGACGGCAGCATCGCGCCGCGATTGCTGATCAGCCTCAACGGCGCGTTCCTGCCCTATGGTGGGCCGGCCGCGAACATCTTCTCGCCGCTGGCCAAGATGCTGGTGCTGAATCCCTTCGTCCCCAGCTTCTTCGCCTGGCAGGCCGGCAGCCGCGCCGCGGTCGAGCGGCTGATCGGCAATACCGGCTCGACGCTCGACCCGGTGGGAATCAGGCTCTACGGCAAACTGGTGGGCAATTCGGCCCATGTGGCCGCAGCGCTGCGCATGATGGCGAACTGGGATCTCGAACCGCTGCTGCGGGCGCTGCCCGGTCTGAAGCCGCAGCTCGTGCTGGTCGCCGCCGACGGCGATCGCGCGATTCCGCCCTCGGTTGCCCGTAAGGTCCAGGAAATTCAGCCGAAAGCGGTGATCGAGCGGATTCCGGGGCTGGGCCATCTGGCCCATGAAGAGCGTCCGGATCTGATCGCGGCGCTGATCGAGCGATATTCGCGTCCGGCCGGGCAAAATGTCGAATAG
- a CDS encoding alpha/beta fold hydrolase — MNATAPTPGSTATRNENPNLPAPVSGERHDIDSLAGRLTYWTASPATPTSEPPMLLVHSINAAGSAYEMKPIYEHYARSRPVYAIELPGFGHSSRAKRQYTIRMMTDAIHAAVAEIQKIHGDAPFDAVALSLGCEFLGRAADETPKVFRSVALVSPTGFDRRQVRWVKGSRAIPWLYAIFENPLWGEGIFGLLTKKSVIAWFLRKTFGSPNIDQGLLDYDYLTTHQPGAQHAPYYFVSGYLFSQDVLRIYQDLKMPAWLSHGVRGDFVDYGNKSTVEGRPNWTVTVFQTGAMPHFEMPDEFLRTYDEFLARVAKQPA; from the coding sequence ATGAACGCAACCGCACCCACCCCCGGATCGACCGCGACGCGCAACGAAAACCCGAACCTTCCTGCACCGGTCTCCGGAGAGCGCCACGACATCGACAGCTTGGCCGGTCGGCTGACCTATTGGACCGCGTCGCCGGCGACACCGACGTCGGAGCCGCCGATGCTTCTCGTCCACAGCATCAATGCAGCGGGATCGGCCTACGAGATGAAACCGATCTACGAGCACTACGCCAGGAGCCGCCCGGTCTACGCGATCGAGTTGCCGGGCTTTGGTCATTCCTCGCGCGCCAAGCGTCAATACACAATTCGGATGATGACGGATGCGATCCATGCCGCCGTCGCCGAGATTCAGAAGATCCACGGCGACGCGCCGTTCGATGCGGTCGCGCTGTCGCTCGGCTGCGAGTTTCTCGGGCGCGCCGCCGACGAGACGCCGAAGGTTTTCCGCAGCGTGGCATTGGTCAGCCCGACCGGCTTCGATCGCCGGCAGGTGCGCTGGGTGAAGGGGTCGCGGGCGATCCCGTGGCTGTATGCGATCTTCGAAAACCCGCTGTGGGGCGAGGGAATCTTCGGCCTGCTGACGAAGAAATCGGTGATCGCCTGGTTCCTGCGCAAGACCTTCGGCTCGCCGAACATCGATCAGGGACTGCTCGACTACGACTATCTGACGACGCATCAGCCCGGCGCGCAGCACGCGCCTTATTACTTCGTCTCGGGCTATCTGTTCAGCCAGGACGTCCTGCGCATCTATCAGGACCTGAAGATGCCGGCGTGGCTGTCGCACGGCGTGCGCGGTGACTTCGTCGATTACGGCAACAAGAGCACGGTGGAAGGCCGGCCGAACTGGACCGTCACCGTGTTCCAGACCGGCGCGATGCCGCATTTCGAAATGCCCGACGAATTCCTGCGCACCTACGACGAATTCCTCGCCCGGGTCGCCAAGCAGCCGGCCTGA